The Pseudoliparis swirei isolate HS2019 ecotype Mariana Trench chromosome 1, NWPU_hadal_v1, whole genome shotgun sequence genome has a window encoding:
- the hcn3 gene encoding potassium/sodium hyperpolarization-activated cyclic nucleotide-gated channel 2 isoform X1 encodes MQSLKMNSLSRSIEDQRNLGESPSLKPETSRYRSWSNLRFSKWRSGSQRTTPPDTPSPKAEKRADVTKTLFSLVQTHNDDYTADPDGLLEISEEVEGGNDDTRPSSDRSNYFQKKLGSMLEPGVNKFSLRMFGSHKGVAAEQARVKSFGVWIIHPYSDFRFYWDLVMLLLMMSNLIILPWGITFFEDQNTMPWITFNVLSDTLFLMDLVFNFRTGIPVEDSNIILDPKDIRMQYLRTWFLVDFISSIPVDYIFLVVDLESLHESSDVYRTARALRIVRFTKILSLLRLLRLSRLIRYIHQWEEIFHMTYDLASAAVRIVNLIGMMLLLCHWNGCLTFMVPMLQDFPPECWVAKNNMVNTTWHLQYSYALFMAMSHMLCIGYGANPPEGLTDVWLTMISMVVGATCYAMFLGHATNLVQSLDASHRQYQEKYKQVEQYMSFHKLPADVRQRIHDYYEQRFQGKMFDEDSILGELSDPLKEEIVSYNCRGLVANMPLFANTDPHFVTVILTKLRFEVFQPADFIIREGTLGRKMYFIQHGTVTVIPLGSKEITLSDGAYFGEICLLTHGRRTATVRADTYCRLYSLSVDSFNEVLEEHPLMRRAFESVAVNRLGQGGSQV; translated from the exons ATGCAAAGTTTGAAAATGAACAGCCTCTCCCGGAGTATCGAGGACCAGAGAAACCTTGGCGAGAGCCCGTCTCTCAAACCGGAGACTTCCAGATACCGCAGCTGGAGCAACCTCCGCTTCTCGAAGTGGAGAAGTGGCTCCCAGAGGACGACCCCCCCTGATACCCCCTCCCCAAAGGCAGAGAAGAGGGCCGATGTGACCAAAACGCTCTTCTCCTTGGTTCAGACTCACAATGACGACTATACGGCAGATCCAGATGGCCTGCTGGAAATCAGCGAGGAGGTCGAAGGAGGCAACGACGACACCAGACCCTCATCAGACCGGTCCAACTACTTCCAAAAGAAGCTTGGGTCAATGCTGGAGCCCGGGGTCAACAAGTTCTCCCTCCGCATGTTCGGCAGCCATAAGGGGGTTGCTGCAGAGCAGGCCAGGGTCAAGAGCTTTGGAGTGTGGATCATCCACCCGTACAGTGACTTCAG GTTTTACTGGGACCTGGTGATGCTCCTGTTGATGATGAGTAATCTGATCATTTTGCCCTGGGGAATCACCTTCTTTGAAGACCAGAACACCATGCCGTGGATCACCTTCAACGTCCTCTCTGACACTCTCTTCCTCATGGACTTGGTTTTCAATTTCCGGACGGGCATCCCGGTAGAAGACAGCAACATCATCCTGGACCCCAAAGATATCCGAATGCAGTACCTCCGCACCTGGTTCCTGGTggacttcatctcctccatccccgTTGACTACATCTTCCTCGTTGTCGACCTGGAGTCCCTGCACGAGTCGTCTGACGTGTACCGCACCGCCCGCGCCCTCCGCATCGTGCGCTTCACCAAGATCCTCAGTCTGCTGCGACTTCTCAGACTGTCTCGCCTCATCCGCTACATCCACCAGTGGGAGGAG ATTTTCCATATGACTTATGACCTGGCCAGTGCTGCGGTTCGCATAGTCAACTTGATTGGTATGATGCTGCTGTTGTGCCACTGGAATGGCTGCCTGACCTTCATGGTGCCTATGCTGCAAGACTTCCCCCCAGAATGCTGGGTCGCCAAAAACAACATGGTG AATACTACATGGCACCTACAGTACTCCTACGCCCTCTTTATGGCCATGAGTCACATGCTGTGTATCGGATACGGCGCTAACCCCCCAGAAGGCCTGACTGACGTTTGGCTCACCATGATCAGTATGGTCGTGGGGGCCACCTGCTACGCCATGTTCCTTGGTCATGCAACTAATCTGGTCCAGTCCTTGGATGCATCACATCGCCAGTATCAAGAGAAG TATAAGCAAGTGGAGCAGTACATGTCGTTCCATAAACTGCCGGCGGACGTAAGACAGAGGATCCATGATTACTACGAGCAGCGATTCCAAGGCAAGATGTTCGATGAAGACAGCATCCTGGGAGAGCTCAGCGATCCGCTGAAGGAG GAGATAGTCAGCTATAACTGCCGTGGGCTCGTAGCCAACATGCCACTGTTTGCCAACACCGACCCTCATTTTGTGACTGTGATCTTGACCAAGCTGCGTTTCGAAGTCTTTCAACCTGCAGACTTTATTATACGAGAAGGAACACTGGGTCGGAAAATGTACTTCATCCAGCACGGCACCGTCACCGTCATCCCACTTGGCAGTAAAGAGATTACGCTCAGCGATGGGGCATATTTTGGAG AGATCTGCCTGCTAACCCACGGACGACGCACCGCCACCGTGAGGGCTGATACCTACTGTCGCCTTTACTCCCTGAGTGTGGACAGTTTCAACGAGGTCCTGGAGGAGCATCCTCTCATGAGGAGGGCATTTGAGAGCGTGGCTGTGAACCGACTGGGCCAGGGGGGGTCGCAGGTCTAG
- the hcn3 gene encoding potassium/sodium hyperpolarization-activated cyclic nucleotide-gated channel 2 isoform X3, translating into MLEPGVNKFSLRMFGSHKGVAAEQARVKSFGVWIIHPYSDFRFYWDLVMLLLMMSNLIILPWGITFFEDQNTMPWITFNVLSDTLFLMDLVFNFRTGIPVEDSNIILDPKDIRMQYLRTWFLVDFISSIPVDYIFLVVDLESLHESSDVYRTARALRIVRFTKILSLLRLLRLSRLIRYIHQWEEIFHMTYDLASAAVRIVNLIGMMLLLCHWNGCLTFMVPMLQDFPPECWVAKNNMVNTTWHLQYSYALFMAMSHMLCIGYGANPPEGLTDVWLTMISMVVGATCYAMFLGHATNLVQSLDASHRQYQEKYKQVEQYMSFHKLPADVRQRIHDYYEQRFQGKMFDEDSILGELSDPLKEEIVSYNCRGLVANMPLFANTDPHFVTVILTKLRFEVFQPADFIIREGTLGRKMYFIQHGTVTVIPLGSKEITLSDGAYFGEICLLTHGRRTATVRADTYCRLYSLSVDSFNEVLEEHPLMRRAFESVAVNRLGQGGSQV; encoded by the exons ATGCTGGAGCCCGGGGTCAACAAGTTCTCCCTCCGCATGTTCGGCAGCCATAAGGGGGTTGCTGCAGAGCAGGCCAGGGTCAAGAGCTTTGGAGTGTGGATCATCCACCCGTACAGTGACTTCAG GTTTTACTGGGACCTGGTGATGCTCCTGTTGATGATGAGTAATCTGATCATTTTGCCCTGGGGAATCACCTTCTTTGAAGACCAGAACACCATGCCGTGGATCACCTTCAACGTCCTCTCTGACACTCTCTTCCTCATGGACTTGGTTTTCAATTTCCGGACGGGCATCCCGGTAGAAGACAGCAACATCATCCTGGACCCCAAAGATATCCGAATGCAGTACCTCCGCACCTGGTTCCTGGTggacttcatctcctccatccccgTTGACTACATCTTCCTCGTTGTCGACCTGGAGTCCCTGCACGAGTCGTCTGACGTGTACCGCACCGCCCGCGCCCTCCGCATCGTGCGCTTCACCAAGATCCTCAGTCTGCTGCGACTTCTCAGACTGTCTCGCCTCATCCGCTACATCCACCAGTGGGAGGAG ATTTTCCATATGACTTATGACCTGGCCAGTGCTGCGGTTCGCATAGTCAACTTGATTGGTATGATGCTGCTGTTGTGCCACTGGAATGGCTGCCTGACCTTCATGGTGCCTATGCTGCAAGACTTCCCCCCAGAATGCTGGGTCGCCAAAAACAACATGGTG AATACTACATGGCACCTACAGTACTCCTACGCCCTCTTTATGGCCATGAGTCACATGCTGTGTATCGGATACGGCGCTAACCCCCCAGAAGGCCTGACTGACGTTTGGCTCACCATGATCAGTATGGTCGTGGGGGCCACCTGCTACGCCATGTTCCTTGGTCATGCAACTAATCTGGTCCAGTCCTTGGATGCATCACATCGCCAGTATCAAGAGAAG TATAAGCAAGTGGAGCAGTACATGTCGTTCCATAAACTGCCGGCGGACGTAAGACAGAGGATCCATGATTACTACGAGCAGCGATTCCAAGGCAAGATGTTCGATGAAGACAGCATCCTGGGAGAGCTCAGCGATCCGCTGAAGGAG GAGATAGTCAGCTATAACTGCCGTGGGCTCGTAGCCAACATGCCACTGTTTGCCAACACCGACCCTCATTTTGTGACTGTGATCTTGACCAAGCTGCGTTTCGAAGTCTTTCAACCTGCAGACTTTATTATACGAGAAGGAACACTGGGTCGGAAAATGTACTTCATCCAGCACGGCACCGTCACCGTCATCCCACTTGGCAGTAAAGAGATTACGCTCAGCGATGGGGCATATTTTGGAG AGATCTGCCTGCTAACCCACGGACGACGCACCGCCACCGTGAGGGCTGATACCTACTGTCGCCTTTACTCCCTGAGTGTGGACAGTTTCAACGAGGTCCTGGAGGAGCATCCTCTCATGAGGAGGGCATTTGAGAGCGTGGCTGTGAACCGACTGGGCCAGGGGGGGTCGCAGGTCTAG
- the hcn3 gene encoding potassium/sodium hyperpolarization-activated cyclic nucleotide-gated channel 4 isoform X2: MQSLKMNSLSRSIEDQRNLGESPSLKPETSRYRSWSNLRFSKWRSGSQRTTPPDTPSPKAEKRADVTKTLFSLVQTHNDDYTADPDGLLEISEEVEGGNDDTRPSSDRSNYFQKKLGSMLEPGVNKFSLRMFGSHKGVAAEQARVKSFGVWIIHPYSDFRFYWDLVMLLLMMSNLIILPWGITFFEDQNTMPWITFNVLSDTLFLMDLVFNFRTGIPVEDSNIILDPKDIRMQYLRTWFLVDFISSIPVDYIFLVVDLESLHESSDVYRTARALRIVRFTKILSLLRLLRLSRLIRYIHQWEEIFHMTYDLASAAVRIVNLIGMMLLLCHWNGCLTFMVPMLQDFPPECWVAKNNMVYKQVEQYMSFHKLPADVRQRIHDYYEQRFQGKMFDEDSILGELSDPLKEEIVSYNCRGLVANMPLFANTDPHFVTVILTKLRFEVFQPADFIIREGTLGRKMYFIQHGTVTVIPLGSKEITLSDGAYFGEICLLTHGRRTATVRADTYCRLYSLSVDSFNEVLEEHPLMRRAFESVAVNRLGQGGSQV, from the exons ATGCAAAGTTTGAAAATGAACAGCCTCTCCCGGAGTATCGAGGACCAGAGAAACCTTGGCGAGAGCCCGTCTCTCAAACCGGAGACTTCCAGATACCGCAGCTGGAGCAACCTCCGCTTCTCGAAGTGGAGAAGTGGCTCCCAGAGGACGACCCCCCCTGATACCCCCTCCCCAAAGGCAGAGAAGAGGGCCGATGTGACCAAAACGCTCTTCTCCTTGGTTCAGACTCACAATGACGACTATACGGCAGATCCAGATGGCCTGCTGGAAATCAGCGAGGAGGTCGAAGGAGGCAACGACGACACCAGACCCTCATCAGACCGGTCCAACTACTTCCAAAAGAAGCTTGGGTCAATGCTGGAGCCCGGGGTCAACAAGTTCTCCCTCCGCATGTTCGGCAGCCATAAGGGGGTTGCTGCAGAGCAGGCCAGGGTCAAGAGCTTTGGAGTGTGGATCATCCACCCGTACAGTGACTTCAG GTTTTACTGGGACCTGGTGATGCTCCTGTTGATGATGAGTAATCTGATCATTTTGCCCTGGGGAATCACCTTCTTTGAAGACCAGAACACCATGCCGTGGATCACCTTCAACGTCCTCTCTGACACTCTCTTCCTCATGGACTTGGTTTTCAATTTCCGGACGGGCATCCCGGTAGAAGACAGCAACATCATCCTGGACCCCAAAGATATCCGAATGCAGTACCTCCGCACCTGGTTCCTGGTggacttcatctcctccatccccgTTGACTACATCTTCCTCGTTGTCGACCTGGAGTCCCTGCACGAGTCGTCTGACGTGTACCGCACCGCCCGCGCCCTCCGCATCGTGCGCTTCACCAAGATCCTCAGTCTGCTGCGACTTCTCAGACTGTCTCGCCTCATCCGCTACATCCACCAGTGGGAGGAG ATTTTCCATATGACTTATGACCTGGCCAGTGCTGCGGTTCGCATAGTCAACTTGATTGGTATGATGCTGCTGTTGTGCCACTGGAATGGCTGCCTGACCTTCATGGTGCCTATGCTGCAAGACTTCCCCCCAGAATGCTGGGTCGCCAAAAACAACATGGTG TATAAGCAAGTGGAGCAGTACATGTCGTTCCATAAACTGCCGGCGGACGTAAGACAGAGGATCCATGATTACTACGAGCAGCGATTCCAAGGCAAGATGTTCGATGAAGACAGCATCCTGGGAGAGCTCAGCGATCCGCTGAAGGAG GAGATAGTCAGCTATAACTGCCGTGGGCTCGTAGCCAACATGCCACTGTTTGCCAACACCGACCCTCATTTTGTGACTGTGATCTTGACCAAGCTGCGTTTCGAAGTCTTTCAACCTGCAGACTTTATTATACGAGAAGGAACACTGGGTCGGAAAATGTACTTCATCCAGCACGGCACCGTCACCGTCATCCCACTTGGCAGTAAAGAGATTACGCTCAGCGATGGGGCATATTTTGGAG AGATCTGCCTGCTAACCCACGGACGACGCACCGCCACCGTGAGGGCTGATACCTACTGTCGCCTTTACTCCCTGAGTGTGGACAGTTTCAACGAGGTCCTGGAGGAGCATCCTCTCATGAGGAGGGCATTTGAGAGCGTGGCTGTGAACCGACTGGGCCAGGGGGGGTCGCAGGTCTAG